Below is a window of Epinephelus fuscoguttatus linkage group LG12, E.fuscoguttatus.final_Chr_v1 DNA.
GCTGCATCTCTTTATGTCATTGTAAGCAACGTTATCTCTGGCTCTACATTTGCAGATTTTAAACTGCATCAGTGACTCTCCCATTATCTGAAATGTCATGTTACCATTATGCCGATGTATGGTAGCTCATTAGAGGACAAACCGTGCAAAAAGGGGAcgtgctcaggattttctaagAGGGATTTGAGCAGAGTGGAATGACTGTACCAGGttcatttgaatttaaaatgtaattgtttGCAGAGTGACTACAGACTGTACATCAGCATGATTCAGTCAGACAATTCTCTGATTTAGACAAAGAGAAAAATTTTATTATAGTTGAGCATCCTGAAGTATGTTTTGTATAGCAGTGTCTTGCAGAAAAACATACCTGGACATGGACTGGTTTAACACATAAGAAATAATTTCAAATTTACTCAAGTCAGGTAGTTTTGACGTCTACTGTACAGTAAAATGTACAGAAATAAAGATATAATATTAATCATAGTCCACCTAAAATAAACATAATCTTGGGTCATAGAAAATTGATCTTGAACAGTTGTTAAGATACTGATTGTCTGTTAGATtatatacactcaccagccaattTACCACCACTGGTggctgtggaggccattggagtacagtgaactcattgtcatgttcaagaaaccagtttgagatgatttgagttttgtgacatggtgcgttatcctgctggaagtagccatcagaagatgggtacactgtggtcataaagggatggacacggtcagcaacaatactcaggtaggctgtggtgtttaaaccatgctcagttggtactaagaaaatctcccccacaccattacaccaccaccagcagcctgaaccgttgatacaaggcaggatggatccatgctttcatgttgtttacaccacaTTGTGatcctaccatctgaatgtggcagcagaaatctggattcatcagaccaggcaacgtttttcagTCTTCTATTGCCCAGTTTTgatgagcctgtgtgaattgcagcctcagtttcctgttgttagctgacaggagtggcacctggtgtggtcttctgctgctgtagcccatctgcttcaaggttttCTTCTGCATACCTTTGTTGAGGGTTATTTGAGTTCCTGTtacctttctatcatcttgaaccagtctggccattctcctctgacctctggcatcaacaaggcattttcacccagagaactgcagCTCACTGAATATTTTGTCTTTcccggaccatcctctgtaaaccctagagatggttgtatgtgaaaatcccagtagatcagcagatTGTGAcagaccagcccatctggcaccaacaaccatgccacattcaaagtcacttaaatcacctttcttccccattctgattctcggtttgaacttcagcaggttgtctagaccatgtctacatgcctaaagacactgagttgctgccaggtgattggctgattagctatttgtggtAACAAGCAGTTGAAGGGGTTAGCTGATTAATCgctgaaaagaaaatgaattgaCAACTGTTCTGATAATTAATTAATCCtttaagtaattttttaaacaaaaaaaaaaatcaaacatttgaTGGTTCCAGGTTCTCAAATGTGTTTTACATTAtagtaaattgaatattttggGGGTTTGAGCTGTTAGTCACACAGAACAAGACATTATTGATGGCATTGTGGGCTCTACAGTAGGATATTGTGATGGAGCATGAGTCACTGTTTTTTGAGACTAAACCATAAATTAAGAATATAATAAGCATAATTGCAGCCCTAATCTCAGTTTCTTCTGAATCTTTTAGGTTTAATAAAGAATGACAGAGCCAAGCCCCACTGGAATAATCCCTGTGATATTGTGTAATTCTTAGTCCCAGCAGTTCATGAATggctttactttttttttggcccTGAACCTGCAGCGATCTCGTCACCACAATATTTAGCAGGAATCCGCCCCGTGGAGCCTCTGGAGTTCATACACGACTCAGCTGATTTCACCAGCTGCCACTCCCtcaagttttttttgtcttgaccTTGACTTTCTGTAAGTACATGCTTACGTCTGTGATTGGCTGCCCTCCAGGTACTGCTGATGTCTAACTGGCAGATGCCTCGGGAGTTCCAGCTGTGATCGAGATTTTATTGTCTCTGCTCTACAGGAGCTTTCACTCATCTCTGAAAACCAATGAACCTCTAATCTACAGCAGAGCTCCCTGTGTTCTAACTCCTTATTTATGTGCTGTTTATTTGGAACATTAGCATTCGTTTCTCATCCACCACCAGTTACACAGAAGGTTACAAATTGATTACAAGttgagagaagaaaaacaactttATAAACCTTAACATAATGTGACTGGCTCTTAAAGACTTTTAAATTAAAGGTATAAACGTCTTAGAGGGTATTAGGTGGGCGTTTTAGGTTCAAGAGTCAGAGCTACATCTTGCTTTACAGCCATCGAAGCATGAAATTGAATTTGTCCATGGATAACTGCTGCCACCTAAAGGTCAGAGGGCTACCCATACGTGTATGTAGCTGAGGGTATCTGCAGATTTTATAAATAGATTAACTTGCTTCAGTGTAAaccattgctgtttttcagaCTGGCTTCAAACAAAAAgtccacaatcatgaaaaacacATGTTTACCTCAGATTTGTTTAGAGAAGTACATGTAACCTGGAAGTACCTGGTGGATAAGTTGTCTCACGCTGCATGACTACCATTGAAGCATGAAATTGAAATTATTGATGGATACATTTTGACACCAAGAGGTCAGACAGCCACAATGAACTGCATGTATACCTGAGGCTGTTTTGGTAGCAGAGCAGACCTGCTTCTAAAACATTATAATTATATACTGTATAGCAGTATAAGGTACCTGTATTTATAATACATACAACAGCACACAAGGCATACAATCAAAAACTTTCAGTTTTTAATCACTTTAATTACAAAACTGTAATTATATCGTTAAGATTTTCGCACTCGTGTGTACGACTATCCTCGTAGACAGTCCTCCATAGCTTGCAGCTCCTGTAATTCATAACAGTGAGGGCCACAGTGAAGGCAGAGGAGCTGTCTGACCTTGGGGATGACAGAGAGGGCCGGGCCTCTGGCACcactgagagagggagagaagagagacacagagctgttaTTTCTACTTATAATGTCAGtcaaatatataaaatactAGGACACATTTACCATCAGACATTCAAAACGACACGCCCTGAAAATCTTCCCTCGCTGTCTGTACAACTCACTCACCCATTGAAGTGCAGCTGAGATAATTTGAAGAGCTGTCGACCCAATTCGATGCTGTCTTCTCCGTACTGGGAGCTGATAGCTGCAGCACTTTTCTCCAAACAGGAGGCTGCATTGTTCCAGTCACCTACAGGACCAGCagagaagaaacaaaacattaagaGGACTGAGATGGTCATGACTAAGAGTTAAAGGTCATCATGATTAATCTGACAATCCACAGAGTCTGACAGTTCTGTTATTGGCTTCTTGGCTTTGACTACATACCTAACGTAAACATGATTTAAGAATAGGAGCTGATTAGCACAACAACATGTAGCTGATCACCACTGTGTTTGTTCAGTAGCTTCTACTACTCTTATTTTCATGTCTGCTACAGTACCAAGGTTTGGGAAAAGTGCAGGGTGGTTATTTCTGACCTAAAAATAAGCCTTCCAAAGCCACACTGCTGCTCGGGCAGATACTATTTACATTTTCTCATGTCTGCTAAAAGTCACACGAAGTTACAACTTAGTTTTATAATCATATTTAAAGTTTGCTTGATACAGTTTGTGTTACATTGTGTTCCTgttactgaaaaaaacaaaaacattgttaTCACCAATGTGGTACATTGGTATGAAAAGTGAATCAGTTCTTCCTTAACCCTTTAGTagttttgtctgctgtttgttaAAGCGCTCTGTTGAAGTATGTTAAGCCTAATAAAATACCAGCCAGACCTTTTTTTTAGGCGGCAACCTTCCAGGAAGTTTCATTAACATGCTCAACCAATCAACTGAGTGGCtcgttaaaggtccagtgtgttggatttagctgtatgtattggcagaaatggtttataatattcataacagtgttttaattagtttataatcacctgaaaataagaagtgtgtgtttgttaccttACAATAAGCCATTTCTGTTTAacatacagagtgggtcctccTCCACGGAGTCCGACATGTtattctacagtggcccagaacagacaaataaaacactggctctagactgGGTCGTTTGCATAGCTGCCAAAGTtgtcctacacacttggcacacggGAAACATTTAAGTTCTGTAACCTCTTGCTAGATGCTATTAAATCCAACACACTAGACCTTAGAAGCGTTATAAAATTTTATATAAAtaactttgtcatatttgctgaaactttcACTTTATCCTGACAGTAGTGCACGAGATCGATAATCTGTGTAAAATGTCACATTCCTCTGCCTCCACTTCGggctgaacaaaaacaaccaatcagaacagagGAGTCTCTTAGTTTTTGTTCCACTACAACCAACATGGCtgctgggtcacaaactttctcatttcacagctaaacagtacactaaaatataactGAAGTGAGAgacaggcaatgcagtaacagaatcttgattcatatttgatcaatgctgcctagtttgacagtttgactgcagttcacgagcagcgattgacatgattgacagctgcgttagagactcctcggctccgattattttttgttcaggCACTGTGGATCCTTGCgaatgccattaggagcacgAGGAGTAGGCAGAGGAATATGagtttttcacagattatctgtttCATGTACTTTTGTTaagatatagtgacagtttcagtaaaTATGACTTATTAAATGAAATTTTATGCAAGTTAGCAACTGTGGCTTTAATGGTAAAAATGCACCCTTACCACATGAAACAGTAGGGGTGTATTAACCACAAAGCTCATATGCAAATCCTCATGCATTATTAGTCTCACCCATCGTAGCATATGCTCTAGCTGTGGCATCTGCCAGCTCCCCTTGTAGAGGGTGTGTTTCTGCAAGGATCAGTTCAGACTGACTCTGGGTCCTTCTCAACAGTCTGAGAGCCTCATCTGAGGGAGCAGAAGAATGATATGGAGATGTAACAAAGACCTTCTGAATAAATTACAGTGATACATTACTGTATCTGCATTTTAATGTAGGTTTTCACAACCACCTGGCCTCTCTCTTTCCATGAAGTCCACAGCCTTCTCCAGGTTGACCCTGATCTCCTGCAGCTTGTGGCTCACTTCAGATAAAGGCATGCGACAGCCACAGGATGAACATATGAATTCTTTTCCTCTGTTCTCGCTGCTTTTCTGAAAATCACATGAATAATAATCAAATAGTTAAGATGGAACAGTTGTAAGATAAATCTCTAAAGAGGAATGTATTAATAAGTAATACAATTACTAATGCATTTTTGTATTAAAAATCGCCTACTTTCAGAGATCCTTTGCACTTGGAACACAGAAGTCCAGACTGTGGACTGCCTCCAACACCCGACCACTGCTGTCTGCCCTCTGAaccctcctccgcctcctcatCCTGCAGCTGCTGAACAGTGCAGGcttcacactgacacatgaaaTAGTACTGCTCCTGCAGGACACGCTGGCGTTGTTGGGTGGCCATTCTACTGCTGTGAGGACCTAAGGGAGGATTGTGGTTGATAACAGCACAAGTTATAACTCACAAGAAGACAATTAACAATGAGACACTAATGTCAGTGGAGGGTGCTTTAAATGCTGCATCAGGATTGGCTgacagacaaaatgaaacacactacattAACAAGACAAAGTTTAACATTTTCTTACCATAGCAGTGCAGGATCTCTTGTCCAGGAGTGATAACTTTGGCTGCTCGGACAGTCACAGTGACTCCACAGGCTGTGTGTCTGCTCTCAGCTACACACTCACTCAAGTCTGCAGACAGATCTGAACCAGAAGGATCAGCACCAGCTCCAGTTCTGAACACCAGACTGGTGTTGGGACAGCAGGAGTGATTCAGAAGACTGAGAGTTGGGAATATTGCTGTAGCAATGCGGATTTCCCTACTGGACTGCACTGGTGAGTTTGCTGCTCCTGTGAAATGCAAGAACCAGAAAGTAAAGATCATTTTGCGACTCAAGAAAATTCATAGCTGAAGATGCATTTATTACAAAAGCATACATTCTTCTAAAGTGGACTGAACTGAAGTTTAAGCATGGATACAACTACAGCAGACCTTAATCAATTAGGCAATCACCAGAAAATGTATTGACAACAGTTTAGATGAACACTAGAATAAAATGACCCAAATTCACTCATCCTAATGTCTCAAATGTCTTAATTTTCTATGATAATAAACTGAGTACATTTGAAATTCGGACACTCAAGACAAAATGAGGGAACTAACTGCTTTCATGTTTCTAACTTTGAGACAAAGTCATGATTTTCTATTGTGATAAAACTCAGGTTAAGGCAAACACTTGTGAGTCACCTGTATCTTCCAGCATGGTGATTGCCTGGGCGTTACACCTCAGTTGCATTAAGTGCCTCAGAACTGCACTTCCCAGCAGCCACAGCTCCGAGCTCCAACCTGCTGTACCTCCCTCGTCATCTGGTGATTGGCTGTTTGCCCTTAAGGGTCTACTAAAGTCCAAAGATGCAGGTGAAGGTCCTGCCTTGCTGAGCTTTTGGTAGAGAGTTGCTATGGTAACcgcacacaggaaacacacactgaggctATGGCGATTCAGGTGGTGCTGTAAGTGAAACACGCTCGAGTAAGAGTCACCGTGGTATGAAGCAAAAGGAACGGGCTGATTTGAATGACGTGGACGGGAATCACTGGACTCTCTGTTGAGACAGCTCAGCTCTGGCTGCGTGTGCTCGTCTCTGTTTGGATCCCTGGCCATTTGGATGTTTTTTAAACCCGCCTTTAGCGCTACCCTCAGGGCGAGCTGTGACATCACACCCATCACTATCAGATCTGCTGCCAGTGGACACTCCCAGCGGTGATGTTCCTCCCAGGCATCTCGCTGACAGGAAGCTGAACAGTATCGGCTGTAGCTACACCTCTCACATGGCACGGGGCACAGTGTTTCAGTCAAACACCTGTGACAGCGCCTGTGCTCCACTCCAAGCAGCACTCCCTTTTCTACGTCCTGCCTTCCTCCCTTCCCTTTGACCTCCTCCATCCCTGGTATAAGCACACAGCTGTATGGCCTTTCATGAAGGATCACCTCCCCGGCTGCTATCCTCTCTGCAGCCACAAGGTGTCGACCTTTCTCCGGGCTGAAGCCAACAGCAGCTTGAGGACAAATCCCAAATGTGAGAGGTTCCACAGATGCCCTTTTTACTTCATCTGGGTCTTTACATTTCTTTGAGGCAGGACTGTGATGATCCTCTTTTGCATTTTGACCTACAGAGAGGTGCTTGAGGCACTGTGTGCGACGGTCCTTTAGTTTATGCAAAAGATGAGAGGGATAGCCACTCTTTAGAGCTTTGTCAATGTCATCAAGGGATTCCTGAGGGgaaatacaaagaaacacagcagtgtgagCCACTAAAAAAGTAGAGATtatgagaaaaacacaaagatgacTGACATTTTAATATGTCATCAGTTTAAGTCAGCATTTTAGCTTCAAGACACGAAAGATGAAGAAATAAGAAAGCTAAGAAAGGAATGATAAAGCCATTTCTGTGGGACATTCACTGAGAAGTAGCCATTGTGGCATAAGCTGTGGCAGGAGCTTCATACTGATCCATTAAAACTTCAAAAGGCAACTGAATAGATGATTATCTTGCACACTTCAGATTTCATCTGCAGAGTCATTCAGCCCTACACAAGTACtatcaaacacacataaaagaaTGTAATGTATCCGACTTGCTTCATTAGAGCCCAAGAAATTAAACAGTGAAACAAGGCTGAACCAATTAGCCAATCATCAGGCTGACAGTCAATAAAATGAGACATTAAAGAAAATGAGTCCCTGACATCTACAATATCTCTTAATGATATTTCATCGGCTCCTGTAAAAAGTTGCTGCAGTgaaaacaggctaaatgacagtgacacatactgtatgtcctATCCTGTGGGGGAACAGCAGCTTCCTGACCACAATATCTGCAGACAGACCAGGGTCAGAGCTAAATGCTTGTCTTCCAATCATATAAACTGCACGTTAAGCATATGCGGATACTGTTTACATAGAATTACACATAATTAAACATAATAATTTTCTTCCTGCAGTGAAGTGCTTTCCAATTCAATCACACAATGATGAGGCAATCTGTTAGGTGCCTACAGGCTCATTTTCAGACAACAAATAAGGACCAGATCTGGTTTAAACAGGTTTTTATGATACCACATGTCCGACACCGGCTCATGATTTAGTTGTTGAAGATGGTGCCATCTCACCTGGTAGTGCTGCAGATGGTAGAGCGCAGCAGAGCGGTTGGCATAACACAGAGACAGCTGCTCTGAACTTAGAGGAGCAAAACACATGCCCTGTCAATGGGAGACAGAGAAGCTGGATGTTAATGTGTATTAATTAGGACTTTAAGGAATTCTGCTACATAAATCCAGATGTGTTTTACCAACTGTTCTGAGAATATGAACAATTGCTTTAAAACCAGTTTGCAGTGATAttattgtcatcatttttttttacattacatgATAGCTACAGCCATAAGATAAAGGACTAGAGTGGTGTCCTTTTTCATAATCACTTCACCTGTGAATAGTGCAAAGCAGCTGCAGTGTAGTCTCTGGTCTTAAAGCTAGAGTTGCCCCTCTCCCTGCATTTGGCTGCTTGCTCTGTATCCTTGTGTACAGAGTATCCTGCAGAGATGG
It encodes the following:
- the smyd4 gene encoding SET and MYND domain-containing protein 4, with protein sequence MMDLPCVQWQDHVAQKWTGLDSELHDKFTSLLEVDDVFKCALSLITQDDLDLLQSISAGYSVHKDTEQAAKCRERGNSSFKTRDYTAAALHYSQGMCFAPLSSEQLSLCYANRSAALYHLQHYQESLDDIDKALKSGYPSHLLHKLKDRRTQCLKHLSVGQNAKEDHHSPASKKCKDPDEVKRASVEPLTFGICPQAAVGFSPEKGRHLVAAERIAAGEVILHERPYSCVLIPGMEEVKGKGGRQDVEKGVLLGVEHRRCHRCLTETLCPVPCERCSYSRYCSASCQRDAWEEHHRWECPLAADLIVMGVMSQLALRVALKAGLKNIQMARDPNRDEHTQPELSCLNRESSDSRPRHSNQPVPFASYHGDSYSSVFHLQHHLNRHSLSVCFLCAVTIATLYQKLSKAGPSPASLDFSRPLRANSQSPDDEGGTAGWSSELWLLGSAVLRHLMQLRCNAQAITMLEDTGAANSPVQSSREIRIATAIFPTLSLLNHSCCPNTSLVFRTGAGADPSGSDLSADLSECVAESRHTACGVTVTVRAAKVITPGQEILHCYGPHSSRMATQQRQRVLQEQYYFMCQCEACTVQQLQDEEAEEGSEGRQQWSGVGGSPQSGLLCSKCKGSLKKSSENRGKEFICSSCGCRMPLSEVSHKLQEIRVNLEKAVDFMERERPDEALRLLRRTQSQSELILAETHPLQGELADATARAYATMGDWNNAASCLEKSAAAISSQYGEDSIELGRQLFKLSQLHFNGGARGPALSVIPKVRQLLCLHCGPHCYELQELQAMEDCLRG